A genomic region of Nitrosococcus halophilus Nc 4 contains the following coding sequences:
- a CDS encoding helix-turn-helix domain-containing protein: protein MGVGENIKMLRIAAGLTQVQLAKEARIDQSGLSKIEREENENVTLPTLRRIARALDCSVVDLLEDKDKKPRKSA from the coding sequence ATGGGCGTAGGCGAAAATATCAAGATGTTGCGTATAGCCGCTGGACTGACTCAAGTCCAGCTAGCCAAAGAGGCCCGTATAGATCAAAGTGGCTTGAGCAAGATTGAGCGTGAGGAAAACGAGAACGTCACTTTGCCTACGCTTAGAAGAATTGCCAGGGCGCTAGATTGTAGCGTGGTGGATCTTCTGGAAGATAAGGACAAGAAGCCAAGAAAGTCCGCTTAA